In Thalassophryne amazonica chromosome 4, fThaAma1.1, whole genome shotgun sequence, a genomic segment contains:
- the LOC117508957 gene encoding LOW QUALITY PROTEIN: extracellular calcium-sensing receptor-like (The sequence of the model RefSeq protein was modified relative to this genomic sequence to represent the inferred CDS: inserted 2 bases in 2 codons), which translates to MDRSSRRSNRVLSREESVPLRAVCQMAVGTNGESNEPIQIFGEIYGNEKWRNALVVTADCRIQAQLQMPVEQHSDPEVVDWLSVNLLMYIMLFSNFSSAGSPVVSCRLQGHFHPNTIHKSGDVVLGGLFPFHLFSIVPDLSFKSEPHQPTCYSFNVQGFRQAQTMAFAIDEINRNSRVLPNVTLGYSLXDNCVKLGIGFRAALSLASGEDKEFKLDETCVGTPPVLGIVGDSSSTRTIAISSVLGLYRVPMVSYFSTCSCLSDRKKFPSFFRTISSDAFQVHAIIKILKHFGWTWVGLLVSDDDYGLHAARSFQSDLVDSGVGCLAYLEVLPLNMKPVEFKRIVKIMKTSTARVVIGFAHESVMIQITEEVVKQNVTGLQWIASEAWTSASVLQTPKLMPYLSGTLGIAIRRGEIPGLKEYLFRIHSDQHHNNSYGHNVVNQFWEYTFKCRFAPLPAGWVEAGGALCTGHEDLKKVESEVLDVSNLRSEYNVYKAVYALAYALDDILQCAPGRGPFSGKSCANLNSLEPWQLVHYVKNVNFTTSSGDQVLFDENGDALPIYDIVNWLWLPDGTIKVENVGVVQKSAWKGEELKLEEDRLFWNLHFKEPPRSVCSESCPPGTRVARXEGDPVCCFDCVPCSEGKISNETVDSTDCTSCPEYLWSSPLHDQCVPKGIEFLSYQEPLGICLTAASLLGTFICAVVLGIFTYYCRTPIVRANNSELSFLLIISLKLCFLCSLLFIGRPQLWTCQLRHAAFGISFVLCVSCILVKTMVVLAVFKSSKPGGGARLKWFGNRQQRGTVLAFSSVQAVICTAWLVSSSPVPHKNTQYHNDKIVYECVVGSTVGFAVLLGYIGFLAVLSFLLAFLARNLPDSFNEAKLITFSMLIFCAVWVALSHYISSPGKYADAVEVFAILASSFGLVVSLFGPKCYIVLIKPERNTKKAIMSRCMET; encoded by the exons ATGGACCGATCAAGCAGGAGGTCTAACAGAGTGCTGAGCCGGGAGGAGAGCGTCCCGCTGAGGGCAGTCTGCCAGATGGCAGTCGGTACGAATGGTGAGAGCAATGAGCCCATCCAGATCTTCGGGGAGATCTATGGCAACGAGAAATGGAGAAACGCTCTGGTTGTGACAGCTGATTGCAGAATACAGGCTCAGCTGCAGATGCCAGTGGAGCAGCACTCAGACCCAGAAGTGGTTGACTGGTTGAG TGTGAATTTACTCATGTATATTATGTTGTTTTCCAACTTTTCCTCTGCTGGGTCCCCTGTTGTTTCCTGTCGGTTACAGGGACACTTTCATCCGAATACGATACACAAGTCTGGAGATGTGGTTCTGGGTGGATTGTTTCCATTCCACTTATTCTCCATTGTTCCTGATCTTTCATTTAAATCAGAACCTCATCAACCGACCTGCTACAG TTTCAATGTTCAAGGATTCAGACAGGCTCAGACCATGGCTTTTGCTATTGATGAGATCAATAGAAATTCCAGAGTGCTTCCAAATGTAACTCTGGGATACAGTC ATGATAACTGCGTCAAACTGGGAATTGGATTCCGTGCTGCCTTGTCTTTAGCCAGTGGTGAAGACAAAGAGTTTAAATTAGATGAAACCTGTGTCGGAACCCCTCCAGTGTTAGGAATTGTGGGTGATTCTTCCTCTACACGGACTATTGCCATCTCATCTGTCTTAGGTTTGTACCGAGTGCCAATG GTGAGTTACTTTTCAACATGTTCCTGCTTGAGTGACAGAAAAAAGTTTCCATCCTTCTTCCGGACTATCTCAAGTGATGCTTTCCAA GTTCACGCTATAATTAAGATTTTAAAACACTTTGGATGGACCTGGGTTGGCCTGTTGGTCAGTGATGATGACTATGGACTCCATGCTGCCCGATCTTTCCAGTCTGACTTGGTTGATTCTGGTGTAGGTTGTCTGGCTTACTTAGAAGTTTTGCCTTTAAACATGAAGCCAGTTGAATTCAAGCGGATTGTGAAAATAATGAAGACATCTACAGCTCGTGTAGTGATTGGATTTGCACATGAGAGTGTAATGATTCAAATCACAGAAGAG GTggtaaaacagaatgtgacaggTCTACAGTGGATAGCCAGTGAAGCATGGACATCAGCCTCTGTTCTCCAGACCCCCAAACTCATGCCATACCTGAGCGGAACACTGGGAATTGCCATCCGACGAGGAGAAATTCCAGGTCTAAAGGAGTACTTGTTCAGAATACATTCTGACCAACACCACAACAACAGCTATGGACATAATGTG GTGAATCAGTTTTGGGAATACACATTTAAATGTAGATTTGCCCCACTTCCAGCAGGCTGGGTAGAAGCTGGAGGTGCACTATGCACTGGACATGAAGATCTAAAGAAAGTAGAGAGTGAGGTTTTGGATGTTTCAAATCTCAGGTCAGAGTACAATGTGTACAAGGCTGTGTACGCACTGGCATATGCTCTTGATGACATACTGCAGTGTGCTCCAGGGAGGGGACCTTTCAGCGGAAAAAGCTGTGCCAATTTAAACAGCCTCGAGCCATGGCAG CTTGTGCATTATGTGAAAAATGTCAATTTCACCACATCATCTGGTGACCAGGTGTTATTTGATGAGAATGGTGATGCCTTACCAATCTATGATATTGTCAACTGGCTGTGGCTCCCTGATGGAACCATAAAGGTTGAGAATGTGGGTGTGGTTCAGAAGTCAGCCTGGAAAGGAGAAGAGCTCAAACTGGAAGAAGACAGACTCTTCTGGAACTTACATTTCAAAGAG CCTCCCCGATCAGTGTGTAGTGAAAGCTGTCCACCTGGGACCCGTGTGGCAA AAGAAGGTGACCCTGTGTGCTGTTTTGACTGTGTGCCATGTTCTGAGGGAAAGATCAGCAATGAGACTGTTG ATTCCACGGACTGCACCAGTTGTCCAGAGTACCTTTGGTCGAGTCCCCTGCATGATCAATGTGTTCCTAAAGGAATTGAGTTCCTGTCCTACCAGGAGCCtctgggaatctgcttgacagctgcCTCATTGCTTGGAACATTTATCTGTGCTGTTGTCCTTGGAATCTTCACATATTATTGCCGTACACCAATAGTACGAGCCAACAATTCAGAACTGAGCTTCCTGCTCATAATTTCTCTAAAGCTGTGCTTCCTGTGCTCACTGCTGTTCATCGGCCGGCCTCAGCTGTGGACATGTCAGCTGAGGCATGCAGCATTTGGGATCAGCTTTGTGCTTTGTGTCTCATGTATCCTGGTAAAAACCATGGTGGTTCTGGCTGTGTTTAAGTCCTccaaaccaggaggtggagccaGGTTGAAATGGTTTGGTAACAGACAACAGAGAGGGACAGTTCTTGCTTTCAGTTCTGTCCAGGCAGTAATCTGCACTGCTTGGCTTGTCTCTTCCTCTCCAGTTCCTCATAAAAACACTCAATATCACAATGACAAAATAGTTTATGAATGTGTTGTTGGATCCACAGTTGGTTTTGCAGTGTTACTGGGTTACATTGGCTTTCTGGCTGTCCTCAGCTTCTTGCTCGCATTTCTGGCCAGGAATCTTCCTGATAGTTTTAATGAGGCTAAACTCATCACTTTCAGCATGCTGATATTCTGTGCTGTGTGGGTGGCTTTGTCCCACTATATCAGCTCTCCTGGTAAATATGCAGATGCAGTGGAAGTATTTGCCATCCTGGCCTCTAGTTTTGGCCTCGTGGTTTCACTGTTTGGACCCAAATGTTACATTGTCCTCATAAAGCCTGAGAGAAACACAAAGAAGGCAATCATGAGCCGATGTATGGAAACTTAA